ACGAAAAGAATTTTTTAATGCCGAAATAACTCTCGTTGCTTCTCCCGATAATTATGAAATTTTAAACTCCCCTTCCAATAAATATCTTGACCATATAATTTTATATAAAAAAGATTCGCCGAAAAGTTTACTGAATTTTTATTCTAAGCTTAAAAAAAGGAAATACGATATTGGTATTGTTCCCAGCACAGTTTCTTTTTCAAAGACATCGCATCTGATAAATCATTTATCAGCCGCGAAGATAAGAGTCGGTGTTTCACAGATTGTCACTAAAGACGGATTACTCATAAACGAAAGCGAATTTCTTCTCGATATAAAAAAAGAATTCAGTTGGGATAAGGATAAAATTCATCAGTGGGATAGAACATTATCTATTGCAAAACAAATTGGCTGCGGATTAACAAAAGAAGAAATTCAGAATGTTGAACTTAATTTAAGCAAAAGCGAAATTGCATTTGCAGATAAATTTTATTCGACTTATTTTCGTGAGAACGATATTGTAATAGGTCTGCACATAGGCGCAGGCAAACCTCCTAACAGGTGGAGCGTGAAAAATTTTATAAAGCTTGCGAAGAAGTTGAGCGATAATCCAAAGGTAAAGTTTCTTTTAACAATCGGACCGATGGATGATGAAGTTGCATTTGAATTCAAAAAGCAGGCTGTTGCAGAAAAGTTAAAAATTACTTTTCTTGAAAATGAAAAGATAAGAAACGTTGCGGCAGTTTTAAGCAAATTAAATTTATATATTACTAATGATACAGGAACGATGCACATAGCGGGATTTGTGAAGACAAAATTAATATCACTCTTCGGTCCTACTCCCGGATGGGAATGGTCGCCGAAATTTGAAAATCAACTGTACATACAGTCGAAATCAGATAACATCAACGAAATAACTGTTGATGAAGTTTACGAAAAAGCGTTAAAATTATTAAAACCCGTAAAATAACTTGGAAACACTCGGCGCTATAGATATAGGCACAAACTCATTTCACTTAGTTGTTGCACAGATACACAGCAACAAAAGTTTTACAGTGCTTACAAAAGATAAAGAAGTTGTGCGGCTTGGAAATGCATCTAATGATATGAAGTACATCACTGAAGAAGCAATGCAGAGAGGTATTTCCGTTCTGAAAAGATTCAAGCTCGTTTGTCAGTCATTCGAAGTTGAAAAAATCCGTGCAGTTGCAACCAGCGCAACAAGAGAAGCTATAAATAAAGACGAATTCATAAGAAGAGTAAAGCATGATACAGGAATTGAAATAGAAGTTATATCAGGAAACGAAGAAGCGCGCTTAATTTATCTTGGAGCACTACAGGCATTACCAATTTACAATGAAAAAGTTTTAGTAATCGATATCGGCGGCGGAAGTACTGAATTTCTTATTGGTAAAAGAGGAAATATAAAATATGCTAACAGCATAAAGCTCGGCGCAGTGAGAATGACTCAGAAGTTTTTTCCTGATGATAAAGTAAAGAAGAGTTCAATTGAAGAAGCAAGATTATTTGTAAAAGGAGTTATTACTCAGGTTGTCCGTGAGATAAAAAATGAAGAGTATGATTTAGTAGTTGGAACATCAGGTACAATTTCCAATATAGGATTTTTAATCCGCGCAGACAATAAATTTGAGTTCGAAGACAATATCAGTATGAATAAATATTCATACGATAAATCAGGGATGGAATCTGCCGTCAAGAAAATTTTAAAAGCGGAAAATCATAACGAGAGGCTGAAAATTCCCGGCATTGACCCCAAGCGTGCCGATATTATAACTGCGGGAGCAATTATCCTTGAGCAGATTTTTGAAGAACTGAAATTCAAAAAACTTACTGTTTCCAGTTACGCTCTTAGAGAAGGAATAATCTTCGATACCATTTCAAATTTTGCAGGAGATGATTTAACCAGCCACTTATCGAACGTTAGATACAAAAGCGTAATAGGTCTCGGTGAAAAAATGAAGTTCGACGGCAAACATGCTGAACAGACACGAAGCATTGCAGTTAAAATTTTTGATTTCCTTGGAGAGAAGTATTCAATGACTGAAAACGATGAAGAGTGCCTTGAAGCCGCATGTTTATTGCATGATGTAGGATATTACATTTCACACTCGCAGCATCACAAACATTCATATTACTTAATAAGAAATTCCGAGCTGCTCGGCTTCAATGAAAACGAAATTGAACTCATTGCAAACGTTGCCCGCTATCACAGGAAGTCACATCCAAAGATGAAGCATGAGAATTTCAATAAACTTGATGTGGAAATGCAGGAGAAGATTAGAAAGCTTGCAGGAATTTTACGAATTGCGGACACTCTGGATAGAAGCCACAAATCACTTGTGAATAACCTTGGAATTAAAATAGAAGACAAAACACTTGTAATCACAATCGGAACAAAAAATAATACTGAACCAACTCTTGAAATGTGGGGAGTGAATCTGCGAAAGGATTTATTCGAGCAGTCTTTCGGACTGGAACTCAAAATTGTGTTCCAGCCCGTTTAATTTTTTTCTTTCTATTAAGCTACTTTATAGCCGCGTAAGAATCTTTCCATCTTTGCTTTATTCTTGGAAGCTTTCAGGAATGCAGCATTCATTTCTTTGAATGATTTCTTTCTCTTATAAATCAGCTCATCTATTATTTCATAAGCATTATTATCGGATATAAAATTACTATAGTATGCCTGAACAAGTTCGCTGGCAAGTTTTGCCTTATTATCCATCACTTCAACTAAGCGCTCCGACGGAGAATCTTTTGTACCGTCAAAATAAATTATATTAAAATAACCTCCGACTCCCATATTAAATCTTGCAGCAGCATTCGTTGCGCGAATCAGCTGAATTATCCCTTCAACTCTGTCAATTTTATTTCTTCTCTCATCAAGAGTTTTTACTCCTGAATAAGCTGCAAAAATAATCTGCGATGCATCAGAGCCTGAGCCGACTGTTTCAAAAATACTCGGCACTAAATCACACGTCATATCTGTTTTCAAGTTAAGCTTAAAAATTTTAAACTCCCCTGTTTCATCAAATCCGCAGATAATAGCTGCATTGAGAAAAATTCCGTCCGCCTCTTCTGCATCCTTCCAGTTAATTAATCCGAAGACTTTATCCTTAACATCTTTCTGGGAAATTTCAATTTTTTTATCTTCTTCCTTATTGTAAAATCCCTGATTGAAATCCTTGCTTTCAAAACTGAAATATCCTTTTATTATATCGTTCACGTGTCTGTGTTTCACTTTCATCATTTCTTCAAAACCTATCTGAGCAATTTCATCAATTGTTTTTAAGTGGTCTATTCTTTCCTTCGTTTTGTTTTTCAGCTCTTCGTATTCTTTTAATAATCGTGTCTTCATCCCTTTACGGATTTCATCGCCAATTGCAGTTGTACCCGTTCCGCCGTATAATACTTCAAGCTTTACATTTTTTCTTATAGCTGTAGGAACTATCTGCTGGATTTTATCAGAAGACATCATTCTTCTCACGTCTCCGATAGTCGTCTGCTCATCACAGCACATTGCCCCTGTGTTTTTATCGAACTTAATTGCGTTGATTACTGTCATATTTTGTACCCCCTGAGATAAAGACTTAAGTCTTCTTTGTTTTTGCAGCCTGCATACATTTCTTTTTCAAGATCGTCAATTTTAGGTTTCGATTTTGAAAAGAAAATTTTATCTATAAGGTTAAAACATGTTTCTTTTTTCAGGTAGCCTTTATCATAAGCTGATACAATTTCTTTAGTAATTTGAGCAGTATCTCCCGTGATTTCCGTTAATCTCTCTTTGTGATTTTTTCCTTTACCATTGAGGTAAAGAATATTATAGTAACCGCCTATCTCGTTATTTTTTTCCAGAGAATAGTTTGTACCTCTTATCAATTCAACTAATCCAAAGACTTTATCAATGCCGTCTCTGCGCTCATTTAATGCAAGTGAATTTATAAGATTGGAGAAATATAACGAAGTGGATGTTGAACCTGCGCCGAGCGCATTATACAATCCTGTTGAAAGGTAAAACTGAGTTGAGCCTCCGTAAAAATCAAACGAAGCATATCCATTGGTCATATCTGTTCCGACAACCATACCGGAGTTATCAAAAATATCTTTACATCCGGCAGCGCCGTCGTTAGTCATTATCTTCAGCGCCTTGCTTATAACTTTCTCTTCTTTAATCTCTATCTTCTTTTCATCAATCATATAAAAACCTCTAATAAGGTCTTCCCCCGTAAATCCGAAAAGACCATAGAGCTTCTTATCAACTTTATCTCTGCAGACTTCCTGAAAAGTTATGAAAGCAATCCGCGCAATTTCCTCAACGGAGTTAAATCCGTCCTTGGCATCATTCGTTCTTTTATATACTTTGTATTTTTTTTCAATTGCCTGTTTCGTCTTTACAATAACTTCATTTGTAAAAGCGATTGCACCGGTACCGCCATAGATTGCTTCAATTCCGAATTCATTACTGATTTCATCGGAGAGAAGTGACTGAAGAGAATCGGCTATCTGCGCCCTGCGCCTGCCCAGAATATAATATTCTTCGTCAGTGATTATTGCCCCCGAATAACCATTGAACTTTAAGGAATTGACTAATCCCATTTAAGTGTGTTTAATTTATTTTGTCTTTCTAACTTTTTTGTAGTTTATTTTTCTCTTCTCGTTAAAAGCAGAAATACCTTCCTTCACTTCGGCAGAATGATTATGAATGGAGAGCCAGTCCCTAGCGTGACCGATTGTAGTATGCCATGAAACATCTCTCCAGTAATTGAGCTGCTGCTTTGCATAACGCAGACACTCAGGCAGTTTATTGAAAAGTTTTTCAGCCATTACATCAACTGCAGCATCAAGCTCGTCATAAGGGACAACCTGATTTACAAGTCCCCAGTCAAGCGCTTTTAATGCAGGGATTTCCTCACATAAAAATAAGATCTCGCGGGCACGTCTGTCTCCGACAAGCAGCGGTAAAAATTGAGTAGCGCCTGCAGCAGCTACGCTTCCGCGCGCAGCGCCGACTTGTCTTATAATAATGTGGTCAGCAGCTATTGCAAGGTCGCAGCTCATGTTAAGCTCGTTCCCGCCGCCAACTACCATTCCGTTAAGTCTTGCAATGGTTGGCTTTCCTAAGTTACGCATTACTTCATGGAGCTGTATGAATTCATACATCCATTTATAGTAGTCATTCGGATTTCCTAAGAAATATTTTTGCTGCTCATCAAGGTCAGCACCTGTTGAAAAAGCGCGCTTGCCTGTTCCGGTAAGGACAACGACTGCGATGTTATCATCCCATGCTGCATCTTTAAAGCAGGCAGTGAGTTCCTGAATTGTCTGCAAATCTAAGCAATTCAGCTTCTTTTCGCGGTTAATTGTGATTGTAGCTTTGTAACTCTTCTTTGTGTAAATTAAAGTTTTTAATTTAGACTTCTTTGGTAAGTAAGATTGAAATTTTTCGGTCATATTGTTGGTTAAATAATATAAGTAACAATTTACGGATAAAAAATTAAAGTTCTAAATTATTACATATCCAAAAAAATTTACCTCAGTACTAATTACTTGACTTATGCTGAGGTTTTATATAATTTATTCTTGATTCATTTAAAGCAAAATTAACAGAGGTAAAATGGAAAATTTTGATGATCTCGACTACTACGACTCGAACAATAAAAACGACGACGAAAAAAAGAGAATATCCAAATTAGAAGAAGAAACACTAAGCAACTTAGACGCGGAAAATCTTGAAGAATTAGTAAACCTTTATTTCGATAAGGGCAACTTCGATAAAGCACTAAACTACGTAAACGTACTACTTGATTTATATCCATACTCTACAGATTCCTGGCATAAAAAAGCTCTTATTTTAGACGGATTAGGCAGATATGATGAAGCTATCGAATACTTCGATAAGGCTTTAACATTGAATCCCACCGATATTGACCTTTATATCAATAAAGGAATTGCATTGGATAATTCAGAAAATCACGAGAAGGCAATTCTGAATTTTCAGAAGGCGCTTTCATTCAATCCTGAAAATCTTGATGCAATGTTCAATCTTGGATTAACTTACGAGAAGACAGAAAAATTTACTGAAGCATGTGAGTGCTTCGAAAAAATTATAAAGCTTTATCCTGAAAACATCGATGCTTATTATGAGCTCGGCTACTGCTATGATTTTCTTGAGAGATTAGACGAGTCTCTTGTTGCATACGATGCGCACTTGGATAAAAATCCGCTGAACTTCAACTGCTGGTATAATAAAGGCATCGTTCTTAACAGAATGGGACGTTATATGCAGGCAATTGAAAATTATGAGATGTGCTTAGCCATTAAGAGCAACTTTGCTCCTGCATGGTATAACTGCGGAAACGCATATGCATCCGTGGGAAGATTTTATAAGGCAATTGAGTATTATAAAATTTCGCTTCAGTATAAAAAAGATAATGCATTCGCATTGCAGAATATCGGCAACTCATATGAGGAAATCGGAGAGTATGAAGAATCGATAAAGTATTTTTCAGATGCAATTAAATATGATGTAAAAAATTACGAGTCGTTCTACGGCCGCGGCAACTGTTACTTTAATCTGAAGGAATATGAAAAGGCAATTGAAGATTTGAAATCTGCTCTTGTGCTTTGTAAAGATTATTCGGACATCTGGTACTTAAAGGGCGATGCTGAATTTGCATTGAACAGACTTGAAGATGCGAAGAAGAGCTATGAAACAGTTTTAAATCTTGACCCTGATAACTACGATGCATGGTTTGATTACGGATGCGTTCTTTGCGATACAAAAGAATATGATGATGCAGTTAAGGCGCTTGATGAAAGCTTAAAATTAAATCCTTCATGGGCAGACCCGCATTTTGAAAAGGCAAAGATATATTTTTCAATCGGAGATCTTGAGCAGGGAGTATTTTCTTTAGAGCATGGATTTAAATTAAGTCCCGAAGAAAGATTTGAATACGACTTCAATAAAGACTGGAAAAAAATTCTTGAGTTTTTAACTGCAAGATAAATTCAAAATAAAATTAAATATAAAAAGAAAAGGCGCAGAGTATGCGCCTTTTTTGTAACACTTAAAATTTTTTGTTGTTCTCAATACCCACTACTCAATACTCAATACTATCAAGACTTCAACCTCACCTCAAACAACTTCTTTTCTTTTATCTGAATAATTCTCTTATCCTTCATCTTCCTTACGATTTCAAAGTTATGCGTTGAAAGTATTACTGCCGTTCCGAATAAATTAATTTCATTTATAAGTTTCAAAATCTCAACTGATACAAACGGGTCAAGGTTACCTGTCGGTTCATCGGCTATTAATGCAATCGGGTCATTTATAATTGCGCGGGCTATGGCTAGTCTTTGCTGCTCTCCGCCTGATAAATCGTATGGCATATCGTTAACTTTGTCTATAAGTCCAACCTTTGAAAGAACATCGTAAACTTTCTTCTTAATATACTCCTTCTTCAGTCCCTCTATATATAAAGGTATTGCAGCGTTTTCAAAAACGTTCCTGTCGTGCAGGATCTTAAAATCCTGAAATACTACTCCCAGCTTTCTTCTTAAAAATGGAATCTCCTTCTTCTCAATTCGTGACGAATTATAATTATCAATCACCATATTCCCTCTAGTTGGGAAGAGCTCAAGATAAATTAACTTGAGCAAAGTACTCTTACCGATACCGCTCTCGCCCACAAGAAATACAAATTCACCTGCGTTAATTTTTAGTTCGATGTTATCGAAGACCTGCTTATTGGGATATGAATATGATACGTTCTGGAATTCTATCATGAGACTACAAATGAATTGCGGTTCTTTGCGATTTTCCTTGCAAGCTTTATTGCCTTAATCGTGCTTGTTGTATTTGCAACTCCCCTGCCTGCAATATCGAATGCAGTACCGTGGTCAGGAGACGTTCTGATAAAATCTAATCCTGCAGTGAAGTTAACACCTTTCTCGAATGCAATCATCTTGAACGGAATTAACCCCTGGTCGTGGTACATAGCAAAAGTTAAATCGTATTGTTTATATTTTCCTGTTGCAAAAAATCCGTCCGATGGGAAAGGTCCCTGTATGTTAAAACCGAAATCTCTTAACTCTTTTATTGCAGGGATAATAATTTCATCATCTTCTTTTCCTATCATTCCGCCATCGCCTGCATGCGGATTTAATCCAAGCACAGCTATCTTCGGCTCTATCTTCCTGAAATCTTTTATAAGAGAATTATTGATAAGAATAATTTTTTCAATCAGCATTTCTCTTCCTATCTTGCCTGCAACTTTCTCTAATGGAATATGAATCGTAGCCAGAGAGACAGTTATTTTCTTCGAATACAGCAGCATTGCAGATGCGAACGAATTCGATAACGAAGTCAGCATCTCAGTGTGCCCGTTGAACGCATATCCTCCTAAGTTAAACGCTTCTTTTGATATCGGCAAAGTAACCATTGCTTCGACTTTCTTTTCAAGGCAGAGCTTTGCAGCTGCAGCGACACAGTCACCTGAATATTTTCCTGATGATTTGTTTATCTCACCAATCTTTACTTCAAACTTTTCTTTAATGGGAATTTCACAAAATAAATCGGACGGGATTTCATTAAGATTAAATATCTGCGCATAATAATCCAGAATTTTTTTTGAGCCTGCAACTTTAAGATTGTAACTCGTAAACAAACTTGTCTCGTTATATATCTTCAGAATGATTTCAGGACCAATGCCGTTAGCATCGCCCATGGTTAATATTATTAACGGTTCGTTTGCCCTGTGCTCTTCTAAATTGGATTTTATTACGCTTACTAATTTCATTTTTGTTGGTTCAATCAATTAATTCATTAACATTATTCTGCATCTTCATTTACTTCTTCGTCAGCTACTTCACTCTTTTTTGATTTTCTTTTTGCTTTCACGGGCTTATCACTTGTCGTCTCATCGACTTCAGTCACATCAGCATCAGCTTTTTTACTTGTCTTCCTTACAGGCTTTGGTTCGTCTTTAACTTCGGTCACTTCGGCATCTGCCCAGAGACCTTCAAGATTATAAAACTTTCTTGACTCGGTTAAAAATATATGAACAACAACATCTACGAAGTCTAAAAGCACCCAGTTCATATTACTCATTCCCTCGTTATGCCAGGGCTTCTCATCAATTTTTTTTGTTTCTTTTGAAATATGGTCGGCAATCGCCTTCACCTGTGTATCCGATGAAGCGGAAGCAATAACGAAGTAATCCGAAATGTTTGTTAAATTTCTTATATCAAGTATCTTTACATCCTCACCTTTTTTATCAAGTATAAGCTGCGAGATTTTTTTTGCAAGTGCGGTAGATTTCATTTATTTTTTTTCTTTTTCTAAAAATGGTTTTAAATTCTTAAAATCTTTTCCTATCACAACTGTTGCATCAAGGTAAAGACTTTTATTTATTTGCTGTGTAATACTGTTCTCACTCACTCCCAGCGCCGAAGCAACTGCAAGCGCAATTTTCTTATCGCCTTTCCTGTCAATGATAGTCGTCTTTTCAATATCTTTGTATTTGCTGTTACCCATATCAACAACATCAAATCCTTTTTTTCTGAGGTACTCAGTAAACTTAGATGCAACGCCCTGCTCATTCGTTCCGTTCTGCACATCAAGCTGCGCAGTAAGGTTGGGTTGATTCGTAACTTTATTTGTATCTGTTATCTGTACGCTGGATTTATCTTTGGACTTGAGCGAGTTTGTGACGAGCGAGAAGGTCAAATATCCGACGACTGCAATAAGAATAATTATTACTGCATTAAGAATGTAGTTAAGAAAATTTTTCTTCATTTAAGAAGTCTTGTGTAAAATTATTTATAAGAAGATGTATTTTTTTCTGAAATAAAAAAACCGGAACAAAAACAATTTCCGGTTTTAAACTTTGATGATATTTAATAATTTTTATCTTCCGTAAAAACCATTGTATCCATAAGGATTGTAATAACCGTACGGGTCATTCTGCATATTTCTGTATTCAAACTTTATTGAGGAGTTCTCT
The genomic region above belongs to Bacteroidota bacterium and contains:
- the ppx gene encoding exopolyphosphatase — protein: METLGAIDIGTNSFHLVVAQIHSNKSFTVLTKDKEVVRLGNASNDMKYITEEAMQRGISVLKRFKLVCQSFEVEKIRAVATSATREAINKDEFIRRVKHDTGIEIEVISGNEEARLIYLGALQALPIYNEKVLVIDIGGGSTEFLIGKRGNIKYANSIKLGAVRMTQKFFPDDKVKKSSIEEARLFVKGVITQVVREIKNEEYDLVVGTSGTISNIGFLIRADNKFEFEDNISMNKYSYDKSGMESAVKKILKAENHNERLKIPGIDPKRADIITAGAIILEQIFEELKFKKLTVSSYALREGIIFDTISNFAGDDLTSHLSNVRYKSVIGLGEKMKFDGKHAEQTRSIAVKIFDFLGEKYSMTENDEECLEAACLLHDVGYYISHSQHHKHSYYLIRNSELLGFNENEIELIANVARYHRKSHPKMKHENFNKLDVEMQEKIRKLAGILRIADTLDRSHKSLVNNLGIKIEDKTLVITIGTKNNTEPTLEMWGVNLRKDLFEQSFGLELKIVFQPV
- the rsfS gene encoding ribosome silencing factor, with protein sequence MKSTALAKKISQLILDKKGEDVKILDIRNLTNISDYFVIASASSDTQVKAIADHISKETKKIDEKPWHNEGMSNMNWVLLDFVDVVVHIFLTESRKFYNLEGLWADAEVTEVKDEPKPVRKTSKKADADVTEVDETTSDKPVKAKRKSKKSEVADEEVNEDAE
- a CDS encoding LytR C-terminal domain-containing protein, coding for MKKNFLNYILNAVIIILIAVVGYLTFSLVTNSLKSKDKSSVQITDTNKVTNQPNLTAQLDVQNGTNEQGVASKFTEYLRKKGFDVVDMGNSKYKDIEKTTIIDRKGDKKIALAVASALGVSENSITQQINKSLYLDATVVIGKDFKNLKPFLEKEKK
- a CDS encoding enoyl-CoA hydratase/isomerase family protein yields the protein MTEKFQSYLPKKSKLKTLIYTKKSYKATITINREKKLNCLDLQTIQELTACFKDAAWDDNIAVVVLTGTGKRAFSTGADLDEQQKYFLGNPNDYYKWMYEFIQLHEVMRNLGKPTIARLNGMVVGGGNELNMSCDLAIAADHIIIRQVGAARGSVAAAGATQFLPLLVGDRRAREILFLCEEIPALKALDWGLVNQVVPYDELDAAVDVMAEKLFNKLPECLRYAKQQLNYWRDVSWHTTIGHARDWLSIHNHSAEVKEGISAFNEKRKINYKKVRKTK
- a CDS encoding ATP-binding cassette domain-containing protein, which translates into the protein MIEFQNVSYSYPNKQVFDNIELKINAGEFVFLVGESGIGKSTLLKLIYLELFPTRGNMVIDNYNSSRIEKKEIPFLRRKLGVVFQDFKILHDRNVFENAAIPLYIEGLKKEYIKKKVYDVLSKVGLIDKVNDMPYDLSGGEQQRLAIARAIINDPIALIADEPTGNLDPFVSVEILKLINEINLFGTAVILSTHNFEIVRKMKDKRIIQIKEKKLFEVRLKS
- a CDS encoding tetratricopeptide repeat protein is translated as MENFDDLDYYDSNNKNDDEKKRISKLEEETLSNLDAENLEELVNLYFDKGNFDKALNYVNVLLDLYPYSTDSWHKKALILDGLGRYDEAIEYFDKALTLNPTDIDLYINKGIALDNSENHEKAILNFQKALSFNPENLDAMFNLGLTYEKTEKFTEACECFEKIIKLYPENIDAYYELGYCYDFLERLDESLVAYDAHLDKNPLNFNCWYNKGIVLNRMGRYMQAIENYEMCLAIKSNFAPAWYNCGNAYASVGRFYKAIEYYKISLQYKKDNAFALQNIGNSYEEIGEYEESIKYFSDAIKYDVKNYESFYGRGNCYFNLKEYEKAIEDLKSALVLCKDYSDIWYLKGDAEFALNRLEDAKKSYETVLNLDPDNYDAWFDYGCVLCDTKEYDDAVKALDESLKLNPSWADPHFEKAKIYFSIGDLEQGVFSLEHGFKLSPEERFEYDFNKDWKKILEFLTAR
- the pdxA gene encoding 4-hydroxythreonine-4-phosphate dehydrogenase PdxA, translated to MKLVSVIKSNLEEHRANEPLIILTMGDANGIGPEIILKIYNETSLFTSYNLKVAGSKKILDYYAQIFNLNEIPSDLFCEIPIKEKFEVKIGEINKSSGKYSGDCVAAAAKLCLEKKVEAMVTLPISKEAFNLGGYAFNGHTEMLTSLSNSFASAMLLYSKKITVSLATIHIPLEKVAGKIGREMLIEKIILINNSLIKDFRKIEPKIAVLGLNPHAGDGGMIGKEDDEIIIPAIKELRDFGFNIQGPFPSDGFFATGKYKQYDLTFAMYHDQGLIPFKMIAFEKGVNFTAGLDFIRTSPDHGTAFDIAGRGVANTTSTIKAIKLARKIAKNRNSFVVS
- a CDS encoding glycosyltransferase family 9 protein is translated as MALKLLKSISKTRNISAGKISPDKVKSILIVRQHNQLGDMLCSLPMFASIRKEFFNAEITLVASPDNYEILNSPSNKYLDHIILYKKDSPKSLLNFYSKLKKRKYDIGIVPSTVSFSKTSHLINHLSAAKIRVGVSQIVTKDGLLINESEFLLDIKKEFSWDKDKIHQWDRTLSIAKQIGCGLTKEEIQNVELNLSKSEIAFADKFYSTYFRENDIVIGLHIGAGKPPNRWSVKNFIKLAKKLSDNPKVKFLLTIGPMDDEVAFEFKKQAVAEKLKITFLENEKIRNVAAVLSKLNLYITNDTGTMHIAGFVKTKLISLFGPTPGWEWSPKFENQLYIQSKSDNINEITVDEVYEKALKLLKPVK